A genome region from Cucumis sativus cultivar 9930 chromosome 4, Cucumber_9930_V3, whole genome shotgun sequence includes the following:
- the LOC101211451 gene encoding kinetochore protein SPC24 homolog, producing the protein MGDFATNSNIEELASFADDLVAILKDPTDVRNLNQCLEHFKTLQSSCDDDFTSVQSSLEDYEKKIKACREKTEEAKANTVADDEMEILEKELEEEIGKGHLLMEEIRLVTNEINELECRRVSVQERKQAMKKLEQQELWAQRKLSMYASVTDIIPNMEDQSKISGHIVDRNKRVVQKFEFDPAKISSFDTCNGLWNMINSP; encoded by the exons ATGGGAGATTTCGCCACAAATTCCAACATTGAGGAGCTCGCATCTTTTGCCGACGATTTGGTAGCAATCTTAAAGGACCCAACTGACGTTCGTAACTTGAATCAATGTCTTGAACATTTCAAGACTCTTCAATCTTCTTGTGACGATGATTTCACTAGTGTTCAAAGCTCACTTGAAG ATtatgagaagaaaattaaagcaTGCCGGGAGAAAACAGAAGAGGCCAAAGCGAACACTGTTGCAGATGATGAAATGGAGATTCTAGAAAAGGAACTCGAAGAGGAGATTGGGAAAGGGCATTTGCTTATGGAGGAGATAAG ATTGGTGACCAATGAGATTAATGAACTTGAATGCCGAAGGGTTTCTGTTCAAGAAAGGAAGCAAGCGATGAAGAAACTTGAGCAACAAGAACTTTGGGCTCA GAGGAAGCTTTCAATGTATGCTTCAGTTACTGATATTATACCAAACATGGAAGATCAGTCTAAAATTTCTGGCC ATATTGTGGACAGAAATAAACGAGTTGTCCAAAAGTTTGAATTCGACCCAGCTAAGATATCTTCTTTTGACACATGCAATGGCCTTTGGAATATGATTAATTCCCCATAG
- the LOC101211199 gene encoding gamma-interferon-responsive lysosomal thiol protein, whose amino-acid sequence MGHLVGGWSAVATALCALLLFLSLPPSASEKVTVSVYYEALCPFCANFVVYHLVKLFQNGLISAVNLRMIPWGNAWIQPDGSFFCQHGPDECMLNTIEACTISVYPDTEEHFRFIHCVEGLTVQNRHNEWTKCFDIAQLSAIPIDCYRNGHGKMLEQYYASETTRLNPPHRFVPWVIVDNHPLQEDYQNFMAYICKAYKGSAVPEACKSINLKNRQYLDNASGGSQVCYATTTRNSTL is encoded by the exons ATGGGTCACCTTGTCGGTGGGTGGTCCGCCGTCGCCACGGCTCTATGTGCTCTGCTTCTCTTCTTGTCACTGCCTCCGTCGGCGTCCGAAAAAGTAACAGTGTCAGTTTATTACGAAGCTCTGTGCCCATTCTGTGCCAACTTCGTGGTTTATCATTTGGTGAAGCTTTTTCAAAATGGATTAATCTCCGCCGTCAATCTCCGGATGATCCCTTGGGGCAACGCCTGGATCCAGCCCGACGGCTCCTTCTTTTGCCAA CATGGACCAGATGAATGCATGTTGAATACCATTGAAGCTTGCACCATTTCAGTTTACCCTGATACA GAAGAACATTTCAGATTCATCCATTGTGTTGAGGGATTGACAGTGCAAAACAGACACAATGAATGGACAAAGTGTTTTGATATTGCACAGTTGAGTGCCATACCAATAGATTGCTACAGAAATGGGCATGGAAAAATG CTTGAACAATACTATGCTTCTGAAACTACTCGCCTCAATCCGCCTCACCGATTTGTTCCATGGGTCATTGTCGATAATCACCCTCTCCAGGAG GACTACCAAAACTTCATGGCCTACATTTGCAAAGCGTATAAAGGCAGTGCTGTACCAGAAGCTTGCAAGTCTATAAACCTCAAAAACCGCCAATACCTGGATAATGCCAGCGGAGGAAGTCAAGTCTGTTATGCAACTACAAcgagaaactcaacattataA
- the LOC101216344 gene encoding cilia- and flagella-associated protein 251 produces MEEDGVADEHSHNFIQQRGQEQEHQKSSGFLKNFISNMASSEGTDEKKTDHEYQENGEKSSGFLKNFMSNMVSAEENEGKTDQEKEEEEEGKTNGFLKNFISNIVSGEETEEKAEEEEEEGKENGFLKTFMSNKVNEGEREEKTEVEEEKGGGFLRNFISNMVSSEGNEDDDGKMASNDMVSQKTGEEERDKSSGYKSVEEKGGDNGSGGGGGGGGIIDNIVSHLPASLQGDAVTTSDEAAILIHSIIHE; encoded by the exons ATGGAAGAAGATGGCGTTGCGGATGAGCATTCTCACAACTTCATCCAACAACGAGGACAAGAGCAAGAACACCAAAAGTCAAGTgggtttttgaagaatttcaTTTCCAACATGGCGTCCTCAGAGGGAACTGACGAGAAGAAAACGGATCATGAATAtcaagaaaatggagaaaagtcAAGCGGGTTTCTGAAGAATTTCATGTCGAACATGGTCTCTGCAGAGGAAAATGAAGGGAAAACAGACCAAgaaaaggaggaagaagaagaaggaaagacAAATGGGTTTCTGAAGAATTTCATCTCAAATATTGTTTCTGGAGAGGAAACTGAAGAAAAAgcggaggaggaagaagaagaaggaaaggaaaatgggTTTCTGAAGACTTTCATGTCGAACAAAGTAAATGAAGgggagagagaagagaaaacagaggtagaagaagaaaagggaggGGGTTTTTTGAggaatttcatttcaaacatGGTGTCTTCAGAAGgaaatgaagatgatgatggtaAGATGGCAAGCAATGACATGGTTTCTCAAAAAAcaggtgaagaagaaagagacaaaAGCAGCGGTTATAAGTCGGTTGAAGAAAAGGGCGGCGACAACGGCAGTGgcggtggaggtggaggtggaggcATTATAGACAACATTGTCTCACATTTACCTGCTTCACTTCAAG GTGATGCAGTGACAACATCAGATGAAGCAGCAATTCTGATCCACTCAATTATCCACGAATGA
- the LOC101210464 gene encoding mitoferrin — protein MATSVSHSPDFRPEVSVTPPTHDGLYFWQFMIAGSIAGSVEHMAMYPVDTLKTRIQALGGGSSTVRQALGSILKVEGPAGLYRGIGAMGLGAGPAHAVYFSVYEFAKEGFSMGNKNNPLAHAIAGVCATVTSDAVLTPMDVVKQRLQLKSSPYKGVRDCVKRILVEEGIGALYASYRTTVVMNAPYTAVYFATYEAAKRGLKEVSPGSDEDERLIVHATAGAAAGSLAAALTTPLDVVKTRLQCQGVCGCDKFSSSSIGYVLGCVVKKDGYNGLMKGWIPRMMFHAPAAAICWSTYEASKSFFQHLHNHNN, from the exons ATGGCCACAAGCGTATCACACTCTCCCGATTTCCGCCCTGAAGTTTCCGTTACGCCGCCGACCCACGACGGCCTTTACTTCTGGCAGTTCATGATCGCCGGCTCAATCGCGGGGTCGGTCGAGCACATGGCGATGTATCCAGTGGACACTCTCAAGACCCGAATACAGGCCTTAGGTGGTGGATCGTCAACAGTCCGACAAGCCCTCGGCTCGATTCTGAAAGTGGAAGGCCCGGCTGGGCTTTACCGTGGAATCGGAGCAATGGGTTTAGGCGCAGGACCTGCACACGCCGTCTACTTCTCAGTATACGAGTTTGCGAAAGAGGGGTTTTCAATGGGGAATAAGAACAACCCATTAGCGCACGCCATTGCTGGAGTTTGTGCGACGGTGACGAGCGACGCCGTGCTAACGCCGATGGATGTAGTGAAACAAAGGCTGCAGTTGAAGAGTAGTCCTTATAAAGGAGTGAGGGACTGTGTGAAGAGGATTTTGGTTGAGGAAGGGATTGGGGCGTTGTATGCTTCCTATCGGACGACGGTTGTGATGAATGCGCCATATACGGCGGTGTATTTTGCGACTTATGAAGCTGCTAAAAGGGGATTGAAGGAGGTGTCACCGGGAAGTGATGAAGATGAGAGGCTGATTGTTCATGCTACGGCCGGTGCGGCAGCTGGGTCTCTTGCTGCAGCTCTTACAACGCCATTAGACGTTGTGAAAACTCGGCTGCAGTGTCAG GGAGTATGTGGTTGCGACAAATTTTCAAGCAGTTCAATTGGGTACGTACTTGGGTGTGTGGTGAAGAAGGATGGCTACAATGGGCTGATGAAAGGATGGATTCCAAGGATGATGTTCCATGCCCCTGCTGCTGCAATTTGCTGGTCCACTTACGAGGCTTCAAAATCCTTCTTTCAACATCTCCACAATCACAACAATTAG
- the LOC101210707 gene encoding uncharacterized protein At5g01610, with translation MDQIMNKVGSYWFNQKASKEIGSIGDDINSLSTSIQGGTSWLVNKIKGKMQKPLPDLLKDYDLAVGIFPRDATNYEFNEETGKLTVFIPEICEVGYKDSSVLRFNNTVTGYLEKGKLADIEGMKTKVMIWVKVTCITSDGPKLNFTAGMKKTRKREAYEVLRDGVNVEKF, from the exons ATGGATCAGATTATGAACAAAGTTGGTTCTTATTGGTTCAATCAGAAGGCCAGTAAGGAGATCGGCTCCATCGGCGATGACATTAAT TCATTGTCAACGAGTATTCAAGGAGGAACTAGCTGGTtggttaataaaataaaag GAAAAATGCAAAAACCTTTGCCAGACCTGCTGAAGGATTATGATTTGGCAGTGGGAATTTTCCCTCGTGACGCAACCAACTATGAGTTCAATGAGGAGACAGGAAAGCTTACCGTCTTCATCCCAGAAATCTGTGAAGTTGGGTATAAAGACTCATCAGTCTTGCGATTTAACAACACTGTGACTGGATATCTGGAAAAGGGAAAGCTAGCAGATATAGAAGGAATGAAAACAAAGGTGATGATATGGGTAAAAGTAACTTGTATTACTTCCGATGGACCAAAGCTCAACTTCACTGCTGGAATGAAGAAAACCAGGAAAAGAGAAGCGTATGAAGTCCTTAGAGATGGTGTAAATGTCGAAAAGTTCTAA
- the LOC101216106 gene encoding abscisic acid receptor PYL4: protein MPPNPPKSSAASHRITHSSTVPEFFKRQIQTRATAVPDAVARYHNHAVSMNQCCSAVVQEIDAPVSTVWSVVRRFDNPQAYKHFVKSCDVIVGDGNVGSLREVRVISGLPAANSTERLEILDDERHIISFSVVGGEHRLANYRSVTTLHPTGDGTIVVESYVVDIPPGNTEEDTCVFVDTIVRCNLQSLTQIAENLNRRSRAAPP, encoded by the coding sequence ATGCCTCCTAATCCCCCTAAATCATCCGCCGCCTCCCATCGCATAACCCACTCCTCCACCGTGCCGGAGTTTTTCAAGCGCCAGATTCAAACACGCGCTACCGCTGTTCCTGACGCGGTGGCGCGTTACCACAACCACGCTGTTTCCATGAACCAGTGCTGCTCCGCCGTCGTTCAAGAGATCGATGCCCCGGTCTCCACCGTGTGGTCCGTCGTCCGCCGCTTCGACAACCCGCAAGCGTACAAGCACTTCGTCAAGAGCTGTGACGTCATCGTCGGTGACGGCAACGTTGGAAGCCTCCGTGAAGTTCGCGTCATTTCCGGCCTCCCGGCAGCCAACAGCACCGAGCGGCTGGAGATTCTCGACGACGAACGTCATATTATTAGCTTCAGTGTCGTCGGCGGCGAACACCGACTCGCTAACTACCGGTCCGTTACCACTCTCCACCCAACCGGCGACGGCACCATCGTAGTGGAATCGTACGTCGTCGACATTCCTCCGGGAAACACCGAGGAGGACACGTGTGTGTTCGTCGACACCATCGTCCGATGCAACCTTCAGTCACTGACTCAGATCGCTGAGAACCTGAATCGCCGGAGCCGAGCAGCGCCGCCGTGA
- the LOC101214350 gene encoding protein trichome birefringence-like 34, with protein MPSNSQTKLPRKSLLTTSPNPTWAIPIRTTFRAALAILGALLFLIAVYLAQNRAQVSENYRASGDDGGGGGCNLFSGKWVFDNESYPLYKESECVFMSDQLACEKFGRKDLGYRNWRWQPEECELPRFNATALLERLRNKRMVFVGDSLNRGQWVSMVCLVGSVIPAPLQTMQSNGSMMIFKATEYNATVEFYWSPLLVESNSDDPVNHRLPDRIVRVKAIEKHAAHWGDAHILIFNTYLWWRRPRIKALFGSFEDEEQSRLKVVKMRRGYEMALRTWSDWLEVNINPNNTQLFFISMSPIHDRGEEWGKGKGENCYGETEQIRRVGYKGEGTDPKMMKIVENVLNDLKTRGLNVQMINITQLSEYRKEGHPSIYRKQWEALKEDQISNPSSYADCIHWCLPGVPDVWNQLLYAFIFQSNHTLY; from the exons atgccttCTAATTCACAGACAAAATTGCCAAGAAAATCTCTTTTAACCACAAGTCCAAATCCCACTTGGGCAATCCCAATAAGAACCACTTTCCGAGCTGCCCTCGCTATTCTGGGAGCTCTCCTTTTCCTCATCGCTGTTTATTTGGCACAAAACAGAGCACAAGTTTCGGAAAATTACAGAGCCAGCGGCGATGATGGAGGCGGCGGGGGATGCAACTTGTTCAGTGGGAAGTGGGTTTTTGACAATGAGTCTTATCCGCTTTACAAGGAGAGTGAGTGTGTTTTCATGTCCGATCAGTTGGCGTGTGAGAAATTTGGGAGGAAGGATTTGGGGTACCGGAATTGGAGGTGGCAGCCGGAGGAATGTGAGCTTCCGAGGTTTAATGCGACGGCGCTGCTGGAGAGGCTGAGAAATAAGAGGATGGTATTTGTGGGAGACTCGTTGAATCGTGGGCAGTGGGTTTCAATGGTTTGTCTCGTCGGCTCTGTTATTCCGGCGCCGTTGCAGACCATGCAGAGCAATGGCTCCATGATGATCTTCAAGGCCACT GAATACAATGCGACGGTTGAGTTTTATTGGTCCCCTTTGCTGGTTGAGTCAAATTCGGACGATCCAGTCAACCATAGACTGCCAGATCGTATTGTGAGAGTAAAGGCCATTGAGAAACACGCAGCCCATTGGGGGGACGCCCATATCCTCATTTTCAACACTTATCTTTGGTGGAGAAGGCCCAGAATTAAAGCTCT GTTTGGATCGTTCGAAGATGAAGAACAAAGTAGGTTAAAAGTAGTGAAGATGAGAAGAGGATATGAGATGGCTTTAAGGACGTGGTCAGATTGGTTGGAAGTTAATATAAATCCAAACAACACCCAATTGTTCTTCATCAGTATGTCTCCCATTCATGATAG GGGTGAAGAATGGGGTAAAGGCAAAGGTGAAAATTGTTATGGTGAAACAGAGCAAATCAGAAGAGTAGGGTACAAAGGAGAAGGGACAGATCcaaagatgatgaagataGTGGAAAATGTACTAAATGACTTGAAAACAAGAGGATTAAATGTACAAATGATTAACATAACACAACTTTCAGAGTATAGAAAAGAAGGGCATCCATCAATTTATAGGAAGCAATGGGAAGCATTGAAGGAagatcaaatttcaaatccaaGTTCTTATGCTGATTGTATCCATTGGTGCCTTCCTGGTGTGCCTGACGTTTGGAATCAGCTTCtttatgcttttatttttcaatccaatCACACACTCTACTAA